One Pectobacterium colocasium DNA segment encodes these proteins:
- a CDS encoding DUF554 domain-containing protein: MIGPLINGAAILIGSGLGITLRRFIPQRLQDGLPPAFAMVSIAMGITLVVKVQQLPAVALAIVIGVALGELLRMESGVQWAGTMIQRGLNRVLPAQGQGHRLPQDVYTQNFTALIVLFCASGTGVVGALTEGLTGDYQLLIIKSALDIFTALIFSITLGIAVMSIAIPQMIVQTLLFFSAKLIMPFMTDITMGDFSACGGIIMIAVGLRIAQIKSFAVVNFLPALVLVIPVSLYWHRLFA; the protein is encoded by the coding sequence ATGATTGGTCCGTTGATTAATGGTGCTGCTATCTTGATTGGTAGTGGCTTAGGTATTACTTTGCGTCGCTTTATCCCCCAACGTTTGCAGGATGGCCTTCCGCCAGCGTTTGCGATGGTGTCGATTGCAATGGGTATCACGCTGGTCGTTAAAGTCCAGCAACTGCCTGCGGTGGCGCTGGCTATCGTGATTGGTGTTGCGTTAGGCGAGCTGCTCCGCATGGAGTCTGGCGTACAATGGGCTGGCACGATGATTCAGAGAGGGCTAAACCGCGTTCTGCCTGCACAAGGGCAAGGGCACCGCTTACCGCAGGATGTCTACACCCAGAACTTTACCGCGTTAATCGTCCTGTTTTGTGCCAGCGGAACGGGCGTGGTCGGTGCGTTGACGGAAGGACTAACCGGTGATTATCAACTGCTGATCATCAAATCTGCTTTGGATATTTTCACCGCGCTGATTTTTTCCATCACGCTTGGCATTGCTGTGATGTCGATTGCGATACCGCAGATGATTGTCCAGACGCTGTTGTTTTTCTCCGCCAAATTAATTATGCCCTTTATGACCGACATCACGATGGGGGATTTTTCTGCCTGTGGCGGTATTATCATGATTGCGGTAGGGCTGAGGATCGCGCAGATCAAATCATTTGCGGTGGTTAACTTCCTGCCTGCTTTGGTGCTGGTTATTCCTGTCTCTCTCTACTGGCATCGCCTCTTCGCCTAA
- a CDS encoding YjaA family stress response protein: MASLYIRIYRDTLTVRNVDTQQEATEKPETPFTTTRLLLGQMIPAMKLLDRLTRKVAAKRLIGLFSSHNVIIHAMEMNEGGHSQVEFASYIELAKSISPQGKHIYVCSKNVPLTDQEVIQIFSGDMPSIVSR; encoded by the coding sequence ATGGCCAGCCTCTATATCAGAATATATCGCGATACCCTGACCGTCAGAAATGTGGACACGCAACAAGAAGCGACGGAGAAACCAGAAACACCTTTTACCACCACACGCTTGCTGCTTGGGCAGATGATTCCGGCGATGAAGCTATTGGATCGACTCACGCGCAAGGTGGCAGCCAAACGGCTGATTGGCCTGTTTTCCTCGCACAATGTCATCATTCATGCCATGGAGATGAATGAAGGCGGGCACAGCCAGGTCGAATTTGCCAGCTACATCGAGCTAGCCAAGAGCATTAGCCCGCAGGGGAAGCATATTTATGTCTGTAGTAAGAATGTGCCGCTTACCGACCAGGAAGTCATACAAATTTTTAGCGGCGACATGCCCTCGATCGTCAGCCGCTAA
- the nadA gene encoding quinolinate synthase NadA, whose amino-acid sequence MSTLFDSNETIYPFPPKPKPLSAEAKQHYRSRIKTLLRERNAVMVAHYYTDPEIQALAEETGGCVADSLEMARFGSTHSASTLLVAGVRFMGETAKILNPEKTILMPTLEAECSLDLGCPVEEFSRFCDAHPDRTVVVYANTSAAVKARADWVVTSSIAVELIEHLDSLGEKIIWAPDRHLGSYVQKQTGADVLCWQGACIVHDEFKTQALKRMKVLYPNAAILVHPESPQSVVEMADAVGSTSQLIQAAKTLPQRELIVATDRGIFYKMQQACPEKTLLEAPTAGEGATCRSCAHCPWMAMNGLEAIANGLEQGGNAHEIHVDAALREGALIPLNRMLDFAASLKLRVKGNA is encoded by the coding sequence ATGAGCACCCTTTTTGATAGCAATGAGACCATTTATCCGTTTCCGCCGAAGCCGAAGCCATTATCGGCTGAGGCGAAACAGCACTATCGTAGCAGGATAAAAACACTGCTGCGGGAAAGAAACGCCGTCATGGTCGCGCACTACTATACCGATCCTGAAATTCAGGCGTTGGCAGAAGAAACCGGCGGTTGCGTGGCGGACTCGCTGGAAATGGCGCGATTCGGTAGCACCCATTCGGCATCGACGCTGCTGGTGGCAGGTGTCCGCTTCATGGGGGAAACTGCCAAGATACTCAATCCAGAAAAGACAATTCTGATGCCTACGTTGGAAGCCGAATGCTCGCTCGATCTCGGCTGTCCCGTCGAGGAGTTCAGCCGTTTTTGCGATGCACACCCAGATCGAACAGTCGTCGTTTATGCCAATACCTCTGCGGCGGTAAAAGCGCGTGCCGATTGGGTGGTCACGTCCAGTATCGCAGTAGAGTTGATCGAGCATCTGGATAGCCTAGGAGAAAAAATTATCTGGGCGCCGGATCGTCACTTGGGAAGCTATGTCCAAAAGCAGACAGGGGCGGATGTACTGTGTTGGCAGGGCGCGTGCATTGTGCATGACGAATTTAAAACGCAGGCGCTGAAGCGCATGAAGGTTCTGTACCCGAATGCGGCCATTTTGGTTCATCCAGAATCGCCGCAGAGCGTGGTAGAGATGGCTGACGCCGTTGGGTCGACCAGCCAGCTGATTCAGGCGGCGAAAACGCTACCGCAGCGCGAACTGATTGTGGCGACTGACCGCGGCATTTTCTACAAGATGCAGCAGGCTTGCCCGGAGAAAACGTTGCTGGAAGCGCCGACAGCGGGTGAAGGGGCAACCTGCCGCAGCTGCGCCCACTGCCCGTGGATGGCGATGAATGGGCTGGAAGCGATTGCTAACGGCCTGGAACAAGGCGGCAATGCCCATGAGATTCATGTTGATGCCGCCCTGCGAGAAGGCGCATTAATCCCTCTGAATCGCATGCTGGATTTTGCGGCTTCACTAAAATTGCGTGTGAAAGGAAATGCCTGA
- the pnuC gene encoding nicotinamide riboside transporter PnuC has translation MDFFSTSNILIHIPLGEGGYDLSWIEAIGTLFGLLCIWFASQEKTINYLFGLINVTLFAVIFFQIQLYASLLLQIFFFAANIYGWYAWTRKTDSQEVELRIRWLPMQKLIGWSVACIVAIGLMTFYIDAVFAVLTRIAVSGMQGLGLSVQMPNLQPDAFPFWDSTMMVLSIVAMILMTRKYVENWLLWVVIDVISVVIFAYQGVYAMAVEYAILTLIALNGSWLWIKSAQENRVSTVSQGA, from the coding sequence ATGGATTTTTTTAGTACCAGTAATATTTTAATTCATATTCCTTTGGGGGAAGGGGGATACGATCTTTCCTGGATTGAGGCGATTGGTACGTTGTTTGGCCTGTTGTGTATTTGGTTCGCGAGTCAGGAAAAAACCATCAACTATCTGTTTGGGTTGATTAACGTCACGCTGTTTGCCGTGATCTTTTTTCAGATTCAGCTTTACGCCAGCCTGTTGCTGCAAATCTTCTTCTTTGCCGCCAATATTTATGGTTGGTATGCCTGGACGCGCAAGACGGATTCGCAGGAAGTGGAGCTACGCATCCGCTGGCTGCCGATGCAGAAGCTGATTGGCTGGTCGGTGGCCTGTATTGTCGCGATTGGCTTGATGACGTTCTACATTGATGCGGTATTCGCTGTGCTGACGCGCATTGCTGTTTCCGGGATGCAGGGGCTAGGGTTGTCTGTGCAGATGCCGAACCTTCAGCCGGATGCGTTCCCATTCTGGGATTCCACCATGATGGTACTATCGATCGTAGCGATGATCCTGATGACGCGTAAATACGTCGAAAACTGGCTGCTGTGGGTAGTGATTGATGTGATAAGCGTGGTGATTTTTGCTTATCAGGGCGTCTACGCGATGGCGGTGGAGTACGCGATCCTGACGCTGATCGCCCTGAATGGTTCCTGGCTATGGATTAAGAGCGCACAGGAAAACCGCGTCAGTACGGTTTCACAAGGCGCGTAA
- the zitB gene encoding CDF family zinc transporter ZitB encodes MAHNHSHTESGNSKRLLAAFIITATFMVAEVIGGLLSGSLALLADAGHMLTDAAALFVALVAVRFAQRKPNARHTFGYLRLTTLAAFVNALTLILITAFIFWEAIQRFYEPQPVAGIPMLLVAVAGLLANIVAFWLLHHGNEGKNINVRAAALHVLGDLLGSVGAIVAAVIILYTNWTPIDPILSVLVSCLVLRSAWALLKESIHELLEGTPTQLSVEVLQKDLTLNIPEVRNIHHVHLWQVGEKPMMTLHAQVVPPHDHDALLRRIQEYLLKNYQIGHATVQMEYQRCDDDHCDFHHQESHHSAIHNGENHEVEGHHHKH; translated from the coding sequence ATGGCACATAACCACAGCCACACGGAATCAGGTAACAGTAAACGTCTGCTGGCCGCATTTATCATTACCGCCACGTTTATGGTGGCAGAAGTCATTGGTGGCCTGCTATCCGGCTCCCTCGCTCTGCTTGCGGATGCAGGTCATATGCTGACAGACGCCGCCGCGCTGTTTGTCGCACTTGTCGCCGTGCGTTTCGCACAACGTAAACCCAATGCGCGCCATACCTTCGGCTATTTACGGCTCACGACCCTCGCCGCGTTTGTAAACGCGCTAACGCTAATACTGATTACCGCGTTCATCTTCTGGGAAGCTATCCAACGTTTCTATGAGCCTCAGCCTGTTGCAGGCATCCCCATGTTGCTTGTCGCCGTTGCCGGATTGCTGGCAAACATCGTGGCGTTTTGGCTGTTACACCACGGCAACGAAGGGAAAAACATTAACGTCCGTGCGGCAGCCCTGCACGTGTTGGGCGATCTGCTCGGTTCTGTCGGCGCGATTGTCGCAGCCGTTATTATCCTTTATACCAACTGGACGCCTATCGATCCGATTCTCTCTGTTTTGGTGTCATGTCTGGTGCTGCGCAGTGCCTGGGCGTTATTGAAAGAGAGCATTCACGAACTGTTGGAAGGCACTCCCACCCAACTTAGCGTTGAGGTTTTGCAGAAAGATCTGACGCTGAATATTCCCGAAGTCAGAAATATCCATCATGTTCATTTATGGCAGGTTGGCGAAAAACCGATGATGACGCTGCATGCGCAGGTGGTTCCCCCGCACGATCACGATGCGTTATTAAGACGTATTCAGGAATATTTACTGAAAAACTACCAGATTGGACATGCGACGGTGCAGATGGAATATCAACGCTGTGATGATGACCACTGCGATTTCCACCATCAGGAAAGCCATCATTCGGCTATTCATAATGGTGAAAATCATGAGGTAGAGGGTCACCACCACAAGCATTAA
- the aroG gene encoding 3-deoxy-7-phosphoheptulonate synthase AroG produces the protein MNYQNDDLRIKEINELLPPVALLEKFPATEKAAETVSFARTAIHKILNGNDDRLLVVIGPCSIHDTKAAKEYAARLLTLRDELSADLEVVMRVYFEKPRTTIGWKGLINDPHMDNSFQINDGLRIARQLLLEINDTGLPAAGEFLDMITPQYLADLMSWGAIGARTTESQVHRELASGLSCPVGFKNGTDGTIKVAIDAINAASAPHCFLSVTKWGHSAIVNTSGNNDCHIILRGGKTPNYSAEHVKDVKIGLEKAGLTPQVMIDFSHANSSKQFKKQMDVCTDVSGQIAQGDKAIMGVMVESHLVEGNQSLESGEPLVYGRSVTDACIGWEDTESLLRQLASAVRERRSK, from the coding sequence ATGAATTACCAAAATGATGATTTAAGAATTAAAGAGATTAATGAACTTTTGCCGCCGGTTGCTTTGTTAGAAAAGTTTCCAGCCACGGAGAAGGCAGCGGAAACGGTATCGTTCGCACGTACTGCCATCCATAAAATTCTTAACGGCAATGACGATCGCCTGCTGGTGGTGATTGGTCCTTGCTCGATTCACGACACAAAAGCGGCAAAAGAGTACGCTGCGCGTCTGCTAACGCTGCGTGATGAGCTGAGCGCCGATCTGGAAGTCGTGATGCGGGTTTATTTTGAAAAACCTCGCACCACAATTGGCTGGAAAGGGCTAATCAACGATCCGCACATGGACAACAGCTTCCAGATCAATGACGGATTGCGCATTGCGCGCCAGCTGTTGCTGGAAATTAACGATACCGGTTTGCCGGCTGCGGGTGAATTCCTGGATATGATCACCCCGCAATACCTGGCGGATTTGATGAGCTGGGGCGCAATCGGGGCTCGTACAACAGAATCTCAGGTACACCGTGAACTGGCCTCTGGCCTGTCATGTCCTGTTGGTTTTAAAAATGGCACCGACGGTACCATCAAGGTTGCGATTGACGCGATTAACGCCGCCAGCGCACCGCACTGCTTCTTGTCTGTGACCAAATGGGGTCATTCGGCTATCGTGAACACCAGCGGTAACAACGATTGCCACATCATTTTGCGCGGCGGAAAAACGCCAAACTACAGCGCTGAGCACGTGAAAGACGTAAAAATTGGTCTGGAAAAAGCGGGTCTGACACCGCAGGTCATGATCGATTTCAGCCATGCTAACAGCAGCAAGCAGTTTAAAAAGCAGATGGATGTCTGTACTGACGTCAGTGGGCAGATCGCTCAGGGCGACAAAGCGATTATGGGCGTGATGGTGGAAAGCCATCTGGTTGAAGGTAACCAGAGTCTGGAAAGTGGTGAACCGCTGGTTTATGGCCGCAGCGTGACCGATGCGTGTATTGGCTGGGAAGATACGGAATCCCTGCTGCGTCAGTTAGCGTCTGCCGTACGCGAACGCCGCAGTAAATAA